The nucleotide sequence TCACTTTATTCGAAGGATCTTTAAACATTGATAGAGCTCCTTTataagataaataagagaactaggGGAATCAATTTCGCGTATTTTTTTAAGAGTTGATAAGATAAAAGTTATTTGACTTCGCatacctcctcgagggttgtatttCATATATTAATTTGATTACCAGCATTCGTTTATTTtttactcacacttctgaagcaccatAAGtgattgcactccttgcattgtgtTAGCTATTATAATTTACCTTCTCATTGCCATTAAACTTTTGGAATGTACGAAGTTTTATTGAAAAGAACAAAATTTTGCCTcgacttggagcaagtctctaatagtttgtcACATCTGAAATTGTACCTTCTTCTTTATCATTTCTATTATCGACTCTTTTGAATAGAAAATGTATAACACCATATACGACCTTCTTCATTCCGTAGTCGAGCACTCCTGCATCGACCCGAAGTCCCTCACTTTTAACTATTTAGATAAGAAGCCCGTTGACACTGGTTTTGCAAAGTCTTTTAGTCTTTGCCCGTTACCCTTAACTCAGTACTTAAGAGTTTGTCTTTATATTCTTTGCCTCCGTGACCTCTTTCATGACAAAGTtctctcccttcatgagagcaaggAATCGATAACTCAATGATAGTCCTACCCTTATGGTATCATAACGTTGTCATACTCATGACCCAATTATTTGTCATCTCATATCTACATTCCTTTCTTCGCTATTAGTAGATTTGTCCCTATGGTACTATGGCACTCTTCTAACTCAATCTCTATTTTAATCCATGCTTGATTTTATATTGTTGTCCCTCTAAACCTATCGTCACTTTCTCATCCCTTTTGATCACTTACTTCAACATATTTATGTTTTTCGAGCAATTCcccttagtcgatggaaagataaactATAACTCTAATGCATGGCCATTACCTTCATGTTGTATAGCTTATATCGATTATATTCTCTTTTACTTCCTTGGTAACAAAATTCGCTTACTTAGCCACGTTCTTTGGCTTTTTAGgcttccttaagcgaatataaactTTGGAGCAGTCAAACTGTCCAGTTGCTctaatcatacctttgtatgaatAAGTTACTCccgtgggactcactagtacttatacttgaaatttttccTCGGTGGTATATAGCCcttatatgttgatgaccaaggctttaattcgatacaaaattcgatgcatgcataaAAGACTCACCTCTATGATACCATGGCATTaactcattgaatccatagccATCCTTGTCGTATTATTCACTGAAGTTGAGCTCCTAATAGCTTTCAATCATACCTCTATGTGATCATATCTCTCACGGGACGTATCCTTCCAATGCTGAAGAAAAATTTTTAATGCTCCGTATCATCGAGTTTTGGTCACCTTGGGATAGTCATGAATAGTCCTTCATCTATATGCAAGCCCTTGTATAACTACTAAATTATTTAAGTTAGTAATTTCtcccacctctatgagctttgcataatccTTTCGGTCATTAAGCAGCCCATCCCACCTTATATAGTCTTATCCTTTGCCAAGTGCGTTGTTTACCTTGAGCATTATAAAGTTTGGTTACCAACGTCGAGTCCTAGCTCGAAGTCAACCATCCTAACCACTATATACTATATATTCTTTCTAGCTCGTTTGTCCTTATGGTGTCTCTTGTGTGAAGGGTTGActatttctttgaatgctaatctTGAATGCCCACTCCTCTAAGTGACTCATTTCCTTATATCTCTATTCTCGTTTTCTTTAAATAGTCATGTGTGTTGGCTACCCTTAATGCAACCCCGCTAAGTCtcctatatttacatataaaatGTTTCTAAGTATACTTAttcagctctaataccaattgtcatagacttagctagttttgcataAGTCATGTGACACTCTTACATGTTTCTCTATAAAAAATCAGCCTACTTGAAACCTCTTATGACCCTTAAAatacctacaaaagagaagattGATTAGAAAAATCATTTAACTTGTGATCCACAAGTAGCAATTTCAGCAAACATTTGATACACAATGCATATAATAAACATAGATTTTGTAAACTCTTAACGATCATATGATAAAGGGTCCAAGGTGGTTTGTCGTGAGTAAAAAtcctcacaagtgcccacatTTTACAATTGTAGAATAAGGTAGTGAACAAGTCCTGAACACTATtagaaatgagtcggcactaaggtaGTAAACAAGTCCTGAACACtattagttaatcctgcacacttaaaacctactttgatgagGGTAACTATTATAAATTAAAtcgcatgttgtccggtatgtcattggttcatcggcgcttcgtccgaatcttcggtacatgttgtctggtatgtcatttccCAATCAGCTATTTgatctccgtaactccgatatccttggcgcaattttcgctcttcttggcccaatgcccgaactcatagcccaaagtattctgtcgatatgtcgaccgatcctctggctcgatgtcaaatcttatgatattttctactccggcccaacatgattcttcctacttttaattgtctttcatttatcgaagcttcctgcatcactcaaaacgcatatcaaatcataaatactattaattgattttatcatcaaaattcgagattcaacaaatactcTCCCAAAAGCCTATCTAGCCATGTGCCACCTAGGTAGCTCTTGGGTGTTATGCTGGCTATACTTCACACTATTCTATGGAACTAGAAAATCCATAAAATGACTACTTAGATAGTTTATTTCTGGGCAGTTTTACCTATACGTGATAACTGCACACAACTtacatttacaagcctaaaattacCACAAAAGCTAACCAAAATGAGGCTACCAAACCTATTATAAGCCATCTAAATGCTGtataaaatatgaataaaataaaaagatgcaAACATATATGAGTATTAACACATCAAACACCTTAATTGTCACTTTATTTGCGATTAAGCGACGATGAAGGTGATAGCGACAATGAAGCGTAAGCGGAGGAAAAGAtagttttgataatttttaaactaGAGGTGTGGTttgaaaatatctaaaaaaaataaaatgagtaTAACTGTttagaaaatatctaaaatatgagtattttataaaaaaaattacctaagatatatcttgtaaatttgaaagcttactaaaagaatttaaaatcaaaattttaagttaaaaataaaatatatatcaatcttaTTGGTCAATTTATGATCTAAACTTTGCCATTGAGGTGTTTCAATCAAATAactgccaagatcaaatcctccCCTCCCTTGTGATTATTATGGTATTTCATACATATTTtcgtaaatatttataattttttaattatttaaaaaattcatcttaATAAAATCAAAATGTTGGTAATAGTTGATACGTGGAATATTGACCtttaatgttaaatataaaagtttgatgatgaaattaattaaaaattttagaaattaatcttataataaattaaattatatcgGGGTATTTTGACTAAAGAAATGGATTGTGAAAGGTTTAGATGTCAGATTAAAAGTGGTATCAAGGGCTTGTGATAAAGGTTCTTGATGTTATACTGAAAAATAGAACATCATATATAAGAAGGATAAATTATGATATCGAAAGATACAATAATATACTAGAGGATCAACTGAGATGCCGAAAGATTGCTAATACACCGAAAGAATAAATGATTTTCCAAAAGACTCGgtgttatataaaaaaaaaatgaatgttaTTTTGAAATCTTTCTTGAAGTTAAATTAGGGTTCAATTACGCTAAATTCGAGCAATGTCAAGTTACTGAATTGGGTCAAAACAGGTTGAAATGGGACCCATAATTACTCTCTTGCTCACTCCCAATCGAAATTGAACGGCACATAACTATAATTGTTTGATCTGCCATAAACAGAGGATGCTTGCAGTAAGCATAGAACAGAGAGATCTCTGCCACAAACAGAGAGCTCTAACAAGCACAAAACAAACAGAATAGTAGAGCAAAACAAGAAAGATCACCAGATGGGATTGTATAGCATTTTATTTGCCTAAGAAAGGCAATTCATTACATACTTCATTTACAATCCGCACAAAAACTTCTTTCATGTCCTCATCAATGTATGTACAACACGAACGCCATTATCTACCTTTTGAATCGACTGCATCCGCTGGCACTTATTTTCTCGTCATCTGTAACAATATGCAGTCCAGAAGCAGGAAACAGAAGATGTCTCTGAATCTCGGGGAGATCAAGAAGAGGAGAAGCATTTCAGGGATCAGCAGAAGCAGGTATGGCGTGTCGGCAGAGAGGACACACGTGGCTGCTCTCCAACCATCGAGTGAGACAGCCGCCATGGAAGGCGTGCTTGCATGGCATCCGCGTCACCTCCACGCCCTCGTCGAACTCCTCGAAGCAGATGATGCAACTCTCCTCTCTGACATCTCCTCCACGCTCGTACTTCACCACCGCCAGCTCCTTCACCGCGTCCGTCGACGCCGGGATGCCACCGAAATCCCCGTCCTCGCCGACGCCTTCGACGTCCGAAGAAGTTTCCTCATCGCTCGGGAAGTGGGCCAAATGTACATCCACGATCATCTCGATCCCGTTGCCAGAGTTGAAAGCCGTCTCGACTAGATCATTGCAGAAGGCAACGAGTTGTCTCTCCATCCGTCCGGCGAAGCAGATGTCATAACCATAGACGCCGGCGCGTAAGAGAACGGTCGAGATCGCCCGGCGGCGAGATGTTTGGTGGAGGAAGTCGCCGAGAGTGAAGACAAAGGTGTGGTAGGCACGGGGGGGGTTCCTCCACGACTCGACCTTCGACAATGTGCATCACGGTATAGCCGAGTTTGATCACCACCGGAGCCGATGCCGGCGTCCCCTCAGTTTGATAGGCCCTGAGAACCCAATCGGCATGGCCATGGACAGGAGTCGTCTCCATCGCCTTCTTGTCGCACTTCAACCGTGTGAATGAACTCGGCTTAATTCCTACCATGGAGCGGCTTTATATAGAGAGACAGAGATTCTGGTCTCGGAATCCGAGACGGTATCGAATTCATCGAGTACAAATCGTAAAGACAATCGGACGCGTAGTTTCCGTTGCCACATAAGTTTGCGGGTTGGACTCGGAAAGCAGTTCCATTCGACACGTGTTGAAATCCTACGGAAGAACgaacttgcttctttcttgatggaTTATTCGTGAAGATTTAATTGGAAATTGAAGGGTTTTATGACGTCATCCCTGAAAGTCAACTCTTTCCTGATCCGTGTTGAAAGCCATTCACTACTGGACGCCAAATTAATTCCTCCCTAAAACCAATCAAGCATTGACATCCAAAATATAGCTCGACAGCAAAATgtagaattaattttttaatactttaatattttattatatagctCGATAGTAATatattgaattaatttttattatttttattattctatttAAAGATATAGggatgattttttaaaaaaaatacttatattttagattttttcaaATGATTATCTCATTTTATTTCAAACTACCCCTTCTCGTCCGCCCCTCTCCCTTGGTTGTCATCACCATCATATTATCCTATCTTTCCCCTCTCCTCTCCCTTTGCTTGATCTTTCCCTCTCATCTTTTCCTCTCCTTTCCGGTAGTTcatcctctcctcctctctccctctcttcctttttcttctctctcctttCCGTCATCTCCTCCCTTCTTCTCTCATCGTGGATGGTGAGCAATGACAATAAGTGGACAATGAGCTATCACGAATTTAACTAGTCTTATCTAACTCATGTGATACCTTTGCATGTCCATCCGCAAAAGGTCAACTTCTCCGAAACTTCTTATGATCCCTTGAGGACCTAGAAGATAAGTTATATAAACTATTTAACTTGGTattcacaagcaatcattttaatAAACACTTAATAGGTAATACGAATGACAAATATAGACTTTGCAAACTCTGAACGATTACTCGACAAATGGTCCAAGGTGATTCGTCGCGGTTAAAAGTCCCCACAAGTCCCCATATGATACTACTACGAAACAAGGTAATAAACTAGCCCTAAATACTATCCCAAAGACTCATCTAACAATATGCCACCTAGGCAGCTCTTGGGTATTATGCAAGTTGACACTCTACACCACTCTATGGGGCTAGAAAACCCCCCAAAAGACTACTTGGATAGTCTATTTCTggacaattttatctctacacgaTAATTGCTCACAATCTATATTTACAAGTTTGAAACGACCAataaagccaaccaaaatgggcATACCAAACCTACTATAAATCGTTTACATATtatgcaaaacatgaacaaatcCAAAAGACATAGACATGTATGAGCATTATATCGAACACCCTATTTACAATTTCATCTAtaacattctctcccacttatttcTTTAATGTCATTGTCGAAGTCTTTACAGATGCTACATCTTCTAACTTTTGTTAAATCTTTAATCTTATACTCTAGTTGCAATGCACCTTTtagctcccaactactctccatcgttgttattgagtagtcgaacttaatCTGTCATGttacttcaactcatcaatgACTCGGACACTAATATAGAATCGACTAAGTTATATTGATCATTATAAGTTATTATAGATAGATGAAGAAAAAAGTCCTTTCTTATTATGAACTAGTCTCTTAAACATTTgcctgaattgggtggatgcttgtttgaACTTGAATAAGCATTGCCTCacaaactttaaagtttttgaggtCTTTCCTTCACAAAATATACCCATCGATATCTCTCCATTTAGTTATCATTTTCAAGTAGGTCAGTATCATTTCTGCTTTTGATTGACATTTTATTAGGAAATAAAGTGAATAGTCTACTCTCGATAATACCAATTATCATTGGtgagattttaaaaatattatctttcactTTATTCGAAGGATCTTTAAACATAGAAAGAGCTCCTTTATAAGATAAATAAGAAACTAGAGAATTCAATTTCGCCTATTATTTTAAGAGTTGATAAGGTAAAATTtatttgacttcgcccacctcctcgagggttgtacttcatATATTGATTTGGTTACTAGCATTTGTTTattttttgctcacacttctgaagcaccataagtgtttgcactccttgcattgtgtTAGCTATTACAATTTACCTTCTCATTATCATCAAACTTTTGGAATGTATGAAGTTTTAttgaaaagaataaaattttaccttggagcaagtctctaatagtttgtcACATTTAAAATTGTACCTTCTTCTCTATCATTTCTACTGCCTACTCCTTTGAAAAAAAAAGGTATAACACCATGTATTACCTTCTTCATTCCTTAGTCGAGCACTCTTGCAACGACCCGAAGTCCCTCACTTTTAACTATTTAGATAAGAAGATCGTTGACACTGGTCTTGCGAAGTTTTTTTGTCTCTGGCTAGTAGCCTTATCTTAGTACTTAGAATTTGTCTTTGTATTCTTTGCCTCCTTGGcttctttcatgatcaaatactcaCCCTTCATGAGAGCAAGGAATCGATAACTCTATGAAAGTCGTGCCTATATGGTACCATGACATTGTCAAACTCATGACCCTATTATCTGTCATCTTATATCTACATTCCTTTCGAAGCTAATGATATATTTGTCCCTATAACACTATGACATTGGTACTATCTTTTTCACATGCTTGAACTCCATTTCGATAATTACTTGGAAGTTATCCAATGACACCACCATCATGTTTATGCTTTGGCTCtacattttgattttgatagggaCCTTCTTTGCTAACCTGAAGATCTACTTAACCTTCGGTTTCATAACTTTCATTCAATTTATACTCTTCTCTAGGTTTAGCCTAAGTCATCTTGCCTCTCAATCAGTAATAAAATTATAAGTAGCACATGTGTCCATCGCATAGGTTGTTTGGCCATTTGGCTTGATGCTCATATACATCAGTTTGTTGCTCTATACTTTTTGTTACTTTATCTTTATATTCTCTCCTACTTGACCTTGTAAC is from Musa acuminata AAA Group cultivar baxijiao chromosome BXJ1-6, Cavendish_Baxijiao_AAA, whole genome shotgun sequence and encodes:
- the LOC135677535 gene encoding putative RING-H2 finger protein ATL53 — its product is MVGIKPSSFTRLKCDKKAMETTPVHGHADWVESWRNPPRAYHTFVFTLGDFLHQTSRRRAISTVLLRAGVYGYDICFAGRMERQLVAFCNDLVETAFNSGNGIEMIVDVHLAHFPSDEETSSDVEGVGEDGDFGGIPASTDAVKELAVVKYERGGDVREESCIICFEEFDEGVEVTRMPCKHAFHGGCLTRWLESSHVCPLCRHAIPASADP